From the genome of Camelus bactrianus isolate YW-2024 breed Bactrian camel chromosome 33, ASM4877302v1, whole genome shotgun sequence, one region includes:
- the LOC141575837 gene encoding uncharacterized protein LOC141575837 has product MAVLGSPLLPLVLSLCLGLLFPSAKCQYPIGNCITLSNIIGATDGGVQAFPKSYKSNTMYTVIVPVTDNTEAVILRAMYNMHPVGFWKDVDKNCTNSVMYELKNPRMKWFKTRWVSPGDMDLSSVQLQTFTVDSQKVAAFSSQDLMRRVETTSMTTTSTTKPITTPAPKPAEPCKPEAATRNPAATVPIPALPIPIPPVTSSIRAFRIPPRIGIPAARNRQTAARIPKPAPTNRIPAATPRKLAATPPKMAFTPRKPASTPRKPASTPRKPAFTPRKPAATPPKMASTPRKPAATPRKPSSTPRKSASTPRKPSSTTRKLAATTPEPTTTTPRTTATTRTTFKNRTTPKTHTTATPHTTPTTHTTARTSATAQTTANSLANTAFLGPIRYAIQLLLVFFTSKLLF; this is encoded by the exons ATGGCAGTCCTTGGTTCCCCACTGCTGCCCCTGGTGCTGTCTCTGTGCCTCGGACTGCTGTTTCCTTCTGCCAAGTGTCAGTATCCTATCGGCAACTGCATAACACTGAGTAACATCATCGGTGCCACTGACGGGGGAGTCCAGGCCTTCCCAAAGAGCTATAAAAGCAACACAATGTACACAG TAATAGTGCCTGTGACTGACAACACTGAAGCTGTGATCCTCCGAGCAATGTACAACATGCACCCAGTCGGCTTCTGGAAAGATGTAGACAAGAATTGTACGAACAGTGTCATGTACGAACTGAAGAACCCACGCATGAAATGGTTCAAGACAAGATGGGTATCTCCTGGGGACATGGACCTATCTTCAGTTCAGCTACA AACCTTCACTGTCGATTCGCAAAAAGTGGCTGCATTTTCTTCCCAGGATCTGATGAGAAGAG ttgaaACTACATCCATGACCACGACCTCCACAACCAAGCCAATCACAACCCCAGCTCCAAAACCAGCCGAACCCTGCAAACCAGAAGCCGCAACCCGCAATCCGGCAGCCACAGTTCCCATACCGGCACTGCCAATCCCCATACCACCAGTCACATCCTCCATACGGGCATTCAGAATCCCACCCAGAATCGGCATACCGGCAGCCAGAAACCGCCAAACGGCAGCCAGAATCCCCAAACCGGCACCCACAAACCGCATACCGGCAGCCACACCCCGCAAACTGGCAGCAACACCACCGAAAATGGCATTCACACCCCGCAAACCGGCATCCACACCCCGCAAACCGGCATCCACACCCCGCAAACCGGCATTCACACCCCGCAAACCGGCAGCAACACCCCCCAAAATGGCATCCACACCCCGCAAACCGGCAGCCACCCCCCGCAAACCATCATCCACACCCCGGAAATCGGCATCCACACCCCGCAAACCATCATCCACAACCCGCAAACTGGCAGCCACAACCCCAGAACCAACGACAACCACACCTCGTACCACAGCCACAACCCGTACCACATTCAAAAACCGTACCACACCCAAAACTCATACCACAGCCACTCCCCATACCACACCCACAACCCATACCACAGCCCGAACCTCAGCCACAGCCCAAACCACAGCCAATAGTTTGGCCAACACAGCCTTCCTCGGCCCCATCAGATATGCCATTCAGCTCCTGCTCGTCTTCTTCACCAGCAAACTCCTCTTCTAG